One window from the genome of Corynebacterium sp. SCR221107 encodes:
- a CDS encoding ABC transporter ATP-binding protein yields the protein MAAIDVNEVTVEFPNGNKGLDEASLSVGDGEFVALVGASGSGKTTLLRTIAGFGHPTSGAVKLDGEDVSLVPPERRGIGMVFQQHAVWPHMSVAANIGFPLKMAKVSKQRRRILVDQVLELVGLPGFGGRKPASLSGGQRQRVALARAIVAEPSVLLLDEALSALDEPLRDTLRRELVSLTRKAGLTAVHVTHDRSEALAIADRVAVMSRGNILQCATPQEIISRPKTPEVAAFLLDATLLKAVHSDAKVICRELGLAWPAEEFDPVPTIPKKSDLTLAVLSRHVSIQPNTVRGDNIISAEVTSVLFNGGSYSVTAMSRGQSFRVDCSHRPEIGEAVQLKVDNPLVYSHASTSCD from the coding sequence ATGGCAGCGATTGATGTAAACGAAGTTACCGTTGAATTTCCCAATGGAAATAAAGGCCTTGATGAGGCCTCATTATCCGTTGGAGACGGTGAATTCGTCGCACTCGTCGGGGCCTCGGGCTCGGGGAAAACCACCCTTCTGCGAACAATTGCCGGATTTGGCCACCCAACTTCCGGAGCAGTGAAACTAGACGGTGAAGATGTTTCACTTGTTCCTCCGGAACGGCGAGGGATCGGTATGGTGTTTCAGCAGCACGCGGTTTGGCCGCACATGTCCGTTGCCGCAAACATTGGGTTTCCGCTCAAAATGGCCAAGGTATCGAAGCAGAGGCGTCGCATTCTAGTCGACCAGGTATTAGAACTTGTCGGACTGCCGGGATTTGGTGGTCGCAAGCCTGCCAGTCTTTCAGGGGGTCAACGGCAACGTGTCGCATTGGCTCGCGCGATTGTGGCTGAGCCGTCAGTTTTGCTTCTGGATGAAGCGCTATCCGCGTTGGATGAGCCTTTACGAGATACGTTGAGGCGTGAGTTGGTCTCGTTGACCAGAAAAGCAGGGCTCACGGCCGTGCATGTCACCCATGATCGCTCTGAAGCACTCGCCATTGCCGATCGGGTTGCTGTGATGTCGCGCGGCAATATCCTCCAATGTGCAACGCCACAGGAGATCATTTCTCGCCCGAAGACACCCGAGGTGGCAGCCTTCCTACTGGATGCAACTCTACTTAAGGCAGTGCATTCCGACGCCAAGGTGATTTGCCGGGAACTCGGACTTGCTTGGCCAGCGGAGGAATTTGATCCGGTCCCGACCATACCGAAGAAATCGGATCTCACTCTGGCGGTCCTATCCCGCCACGTAAGCATCCAACCGAACACAGTACGGGGGGACAACATAATAAGTGCGGAAGTGACGAGCGTGTTATTCAATGGCGGCAGCTATTCCGTTACTGCGATGAGCCGAGGCCAGTCGTTTCGGGTAGATTGCAGCCACCGCCCGGAAATCGGAGAAGCAGTTCAGCTGAAGGTCGACAACCCACTCGTATACTCTCACGCTTCTACTTCCTGCGATTGA
- a CDS encoding LPXTG cell wall anchor domain-containing protein, producing MSTHQPKASSQHFAGAFDIRNVIGALIGIYGLVLVICSFALDPGINPETGVEKSSADNLWAGIAMLAVGIVFALWAKLRPIAVDEAN from the coding sequence ATGAGCACCCATCAACCGAAGGCCAGCAGCCAGCACTTCGCGGGCGCCTTCGACATCCGCAACGTCATCGGCGCGCTGATCGGCATCTATGGCCTCGTCCTTGTCATCTGCAGTTTCGCGCTGGATCCCGGCATCAACCCCGAGACCGGCGTGGAGAAGAGCTCCGCCGACAACCTCTGGGCTGGCATCGCCATGCTGGCCGTGGGCATCGTCTTCGCACTGTGGGCGAAGCTGCGCCCAATCGCAGTCGACGAGGCAAACTAG
- the galT gene encoding galactose-1-phosphate uridylyltransferase codes for MPQTLAAGVSVTAARLADGREILYFDDTPKSKGERVLDDPRDLPQAHTTSEMRRDPLTGAWVAYAAHRMNRTFMPPANENPLAPSKPGQLPTEIPSPTYDVVVFENRFPSFSMNIDDSGWEYLVDGIEAYPRKPAKARCEVVCFTEDVSKSFKDLEPRRIRTVIEAWAHRTAALSAIEGIQQVFPFENRGEEIGVTLQHPHGQIYSYPFLSPRLASIVESSKAFAAAHPGKELFAQLLADERSAGTRIIEETEFFTVFVPAAAKWPVEVMVWPNRHVADFTELSDAEREDLAHLLKRLYTAVDRFFPGVEKTPYIAGWNQAPVDPSLRRYSRLHLQLFSLMRSPNRMKFLAGSESSQSVWINDTTPEAIAARFKEVWP; via the coding sequence ATGCCGCAGACCCTCGCCGCCGGGGTAAGTGTGACCGCAGCCCGGCTGGCCGACGGCCGGGAGATCCTCTACTTCGATGACACCCCGAAGTCGAAAGGGGAGCGGGTGCTCGACGATCCCCGCGACCTGCCCCAGGCGCACACGACCTCGGAGATGCGCCGCGATCCGCTGACCGGCGCCTGGGTGGCCTATGCCGCCCACCGCATGAACCGCACGTTCATGCCCCCGGCCAACGAAAACCCGCTTGCGCCCAGCAAGCCGGGCCAGCTGCCCACGGAGATTCCTTCGCCGACCTATGACGTGGTCGTCTTCGAAAACCGCTTTCCGAGCTTTTCCATGAACATCGACGATTCCGGCTGGGAGTACCTGGTCGACGGCATCGAGGCCTACCCGCGCAAGCCCGCGAAGGCCCGCTGCGAGGTGGTCTGCTTTACCGAAGATGTCAGCAAGTCCTTCAAGGATCTCGAGCCTAGGCGCATCCGCACGGTCATTGAAGCCTGGGCGCATCGCACGGCTGCCCTGTCGGCCATCGAGGGTATCCAGCAGGTATTCCCCTTCGAGAATCGCGGCGAGGAGATCGGCGTGACCCTGCAGCACCCGCACGGCCAGATCTACTCCTACCCGTTCCTTTCGCCGCGACTTGCCTCGATCGTCGAGTCCAGCAAGGCCTTTGCTGCTGCGCATCCGGGCAAGGAGCTGTTTGCACAATTGCTTGCCGACGAACGCAGCGCCGGCACTCGCATCATCGAAGAGACCGAGTTTTTCACCGTGTTCGTTCCGGCCGCAGCCAAGTGGCCGGTGGAGGTCATGGTCTGGCCCAACCGTCACGTGGCCGACTTCACCGAGCTTTCCGACGCCGAGCGCGAGGACCTAGCCCACCTGCTCAAGCGCCTGTACACGGCGGTGGACCGCTTCTTCCCAGGCGTGGAGAAGACCCCGTACATCGCGGGCTGGAACCAGGCCCCGGTCGATCCGAGCTTGCGTCGCTATTCCCGACTTCACCTACAACTGTTTTCGCTCATGCGCTCCCCGAACCGCATGAAGTTCCTCGCTGGCAGCGAGTCCTCCCAGTCCGTGTGGATCAACGACACCACCCCGGAGGCCATCGCCGCCCGATTCAAGGAGGTATGGCCCTAA
- a CDS encoding ABC transporter permease encodes MRGRSCAGPALSLTVAGAWLIAVGLFVVPLSLVISIALGGNQIPLLIEHGVVDALRNSLATTLLSACLAVFAGLLVALLLDRTDIVGGRALRLLLLSPLLVPPFIGAIAWMQLFGPSQGINRILGREVWNIYGADGVTFLLAVHSFPMAYVIIVSALRSIPPELELAARIAGASPGQVFFSVTIPLLRPALIASFTLAAIANLADFGIPAILGSPARFETLATMIYRFMDSGTVDNPLQVVSTLGVGLLGLGCLAVIADIMVSRGATTSAHEIRAGSQLPLGKLRLPISIAAWIVGLGISIGPLMGLTYRALLPAPGLPFSLETVTMDNFSSALSNPRVVEGFANSLVLGVSAAVICGFLGWGIGLIITRTRLAGRTLLSAIVLLPMVLPGLIIGVAWLIFGRYTGMYNTLWVILAAYVCAFSGLVLQSVRAPLQSMPQSFEEAALISGAPPMRALISTSGALVIPAAISGGVLVAVTAMRELTVSVLLIAPGTTTLGVQVFNLQQAGNYNQASALSLLFLLVGVAALAATIRPARNGV; translated from the coding sequence ATGCGGGGCCGATCATGTGCCGGTCCCGCTTTATCCCTGACAGTTGCAGGGGCCTGGCTGATTGCCGTGGGACTGTTCGTTGTCCCTCTATCCCTGGTTATCTCAATCGCACTCGGTGGAAACCAAATCCCACTTTTGATAGAGCATGGTGTGGTGGACGCGCTGAGGAACTCGCTCGCCACCACCTTGTTGTCCGCCTGCCTTGCGGTGTTCGCAGGCCTTCTTGTTGCATTGCTGCTGGACCGTACGGACATCGTGGGTGGGCGTGCACTGCGCCTGTTGCTGTTGTCACCGCTTCTCGTCCCGCCTTTTATCGGTGCCATCGCGTGGATGCAGTTATTCGGTCCGAGTCAGGGAATAAATAGAATCCTTGGTCGAGAAGTGTGGAACATCTACGGGGCCGACGGCGTAACGTTTCTACTCGCCGTCCACTCATTCCCGATGGCGTACGTGATCATTGTTTCGGCATTGCGATCGATTCCACCTGAATTAGAACTAGCTGCGAGAATCGCCGGGGCAAGCCCTGGGCAAGTGTTTTTCTCCGTGACCATCCCATTGCTTCGACCTGCGCTTATCGCATCTTTCACCCTGGCAGCAATCGCCAATCTTGCTGATTTTGGTATCCCAGCAATACTCGGATCGCCTGCACGATTCGAAACGCTGGCAACGATGATTTATCGATTCATGGATTCGGGGACGGTCGACAACCCTCTGCAAGTGGTATCGACGCTTGGGGTTGGTTTGCTAGGTCTTGGTTGCCTTGCCGTGATAGCCGACATAATGGTGTCGCGAGGTGCGACTACGTCAGCACATGAAATCCGCGCGGGAAGTCAATTGCCATTGGGAAAGTTGCGGTTGCCAATTTCTATTGCTGCATGGATCGTCGGCCTAGGGATATCTATAGGCCCGTTGATGGGCTTGACGTATCGCGCCCTCCTACCAGCACCGGGTCTTCCATTTTCCTTGGAAACAGTCACTATGGACAATTTCTCTAGTGCCTTGTCGAATCCCCGGGTGGTTGAAGGATTTGCTAACTCACTCGTTCTTGGCGTATCTGCCGCGGTAATTTGTGGGTTCCTAGGTTGGGGGATCGGTCTCATCATCACTCGTACCCGTCTAGCTGGTAGAACCTTACTTTCCGCGATCGTTTTACTCCCAATGGTCTTACCTGGTCTAATCATTGGCGTAGCATGGCTTATCTTCGGAAGGTACACCGGGATGTACAACACGCTCTGGGTCATTTTGGCAGCGTACGTGTGCGCCTTTTCCGGGCTGGTTTTGCAGTCAGTGCGTGCCCCTCTCCAATCCATGCCCCAATCCTTTGAGGAAGCGGCGCTAATATCTGGTGCACCGCCTATGCGCGCATTGATTTCTACTTCTGGTGCATTAGTTATCCCCGCGGCGATTTCAGGAGGGGTACTGGTCGCGGTGACTGCAATGCGTGAGTTGACGGTCTCCGTCCTGCTCATTGCGCCAGGCACGACAACCTTGGGTGTGCAAGTATTCAACCTGCAACAAGCGGGAAATTACAACCAGGCCTCTGCACTTTCGCTGCTCTTCTTGCTGGTGGGAGTGGCAGCACTTGCCGCAACTATTCGTCCAGCGAGAAATGGAGTTTAG
- a CDS encoding ABC transporter substrate-binding protein has product MFQRRLTGVLLAVVASGGVLAACAEPTENSNAAEDNTAAAQEKTTLTVYTSEPEEKVDAINALFSEQYPDIEVEVYRAGTGDLNARIAAEKESGKIEADVLWAADAATFEKYAASNDLSELEGVDTEQVIEEARDPENYYVGTRIIPTVIAYNTSVISEDEAPKSWQDLVDPKYSEKIVLPNPAVSGAAAFNASVWKNDPALGEAWIKALGQNTPMIAESNGPTSQEIASGSRPVGIVVDYLVRDLAAKGSPIAISYPTEGVPYITEPAGVFEASENKEAAQTYINFLLSKEAQSLAVEQSYLPVRNDVKTPEGVPALEDITLMKQDLEKITADKEAAVKVFQDSVA; this is encoded by the coding sequence ATGTTCCAACGTCGTCTCACCGGTGTATTGCTGGCGGTAGTCGCCTCAGGCGGAGTCTTGGCCGCTTGTGCGGAGCCTACAGAGAATTCCAACGCCGCGGAGGACAACACGGCCGCTGCGCAAGAAAAGACGACACTCACGGTCTATACATCTGAGCCGGAGGAAAAGGTTGATGCTATTAACGCACTGTTCAGCGAGCAGTACCCTGACATTGAGGTTGAAGTTTACCGAGCGGGTACTGGTGATTTGAACGCTCGAATTGCAGCCGAAAAGGAATCCGGAAAGATTGAGGCAGACGTTCTGTGGGCTGCAGATGCAGCAACCTTCGAAAAGTACGCAGCGAGCAATGACCTTTCTGAATTAGAAGGGGTTGACACCGAGCAGGTGATTGAAGAGGCTCGTGACCCAGAGAATTACTACGTTGGAACTCGCATCATTCCCACTGTCATCGCATACAACACCTCTGTGATCAGCGAAGACGAAGCCCCGAAGTCCTGGCAGGACTTGGTAGATCCCAAGTACTCGGAAAAAATCGTCCTCCCGAATCCGGCGGTTTCCGGCGCAGCCGCGTTCAATGCTTCTGTGTGGAAGAATGATCCGGCGCTGGGCGAAGCGTGGATCAAGGCTCTTGGACAGAACACTCCAATGATTGCTGAATCAAATGGACCGACGTCCCAGGAGATCGCTTCCGGATCCCGTCCTGTAGGTATCGTGGTTGATTACCTCGTGCGTGATCTTGCCGCGAAGGGTTCGCCAATTGCAATTTCCTATCCCACTGAAGGCGTCCCCTACATCACGGAGCCCGCAGGGGTGTTCGAGGCATCCGAAAATAAAGAGGCGGCTCAGACCTATATCAATTTCCTCCTCTCTAAGGAGGCACAGTCATTGGCGGTGGAGCAGTCTTACCTCCCCGTCCGTAATGATGTAAAGACCCCGGAGGGGGTTCCCGCTCTCGAAGACATCACTTTGATGAAGCAGGACCTGGAGAAGATCACTGCAGATAAGGAAGCTGCGGTGAAGGTCTTCCAGGATTCCGTTGCCTAA
- the galK gene encoding galactokinase, which yields MPRWISTRQPQHLAEDAARLFKEAFGRDPKGVWGAPGRVNVIGDHVDYAAGVSIPFALEQLTAVAAAPNEDGVYRVVSIAPDGTKMETTIPVDEVGPLHPADWSGYVVGTIWAATQSQVIPTVQGYNLAIVSDVPLGSGLSSSAALECATAVAAFELANHKAPTRNDLPGLVDACIRAENEVVGASTGGLDQRSSLYGEHGKALVIDFHEGTTTPVPFDLAAKGLALLIADTNAPHALNDGQYASRRGVIDAFTQAQPEATFRDIDDAVEKASAWAEENNLDVAEATKRVKHVVEETARTIEAAHALEADDMATFRQLMQDSHESLRDQYEVVTQELESAFHAAGEYGARMTGGGFGGSVIALVNAQDVEATAAKIEQAALDRGFPAPTFLVARPGDGARRLA from the coding sequence ATGCCACGCTGGATTTCCACCCGCCAACCCCAACACCTCGCCGAAGACGCGGCCCGCCTGTTCAAGGAGGCTTTCGGCCGCGACCCAAAGGGTGTCTGGGGTGCCCCTGGCCGCGTGAACGTGATCGGCGATCACGTGGACTACGCTGCGGGCGTGTCCATTCCCTTCGCCCTTGAGCAACTTACTGCCGTGGCCGCCGCACCGAATGAGGATGGCGTCTACCGGGTGGTCTCGATCGCCCCGGACGGCACCAAGATGGAAACGACCATCCCGGTCGATGAGGTGGGCCCGCTGCACCCTGCCGATTGGTCTGGCTACGTGGTGGGCACCATTTGGGCTGCCACCCAGTCGCAGGTCATCCCCACCGTGCAGGGCTATAACCTGGCGATTGTCTCCGATGTCCCGCTTGGCTCAGGTCTTAGTTCCTCTGCCGCCCTCGAGTGTGCTACCGCCGTCGCCGCCTTTGAGCTGGCCAATCACAAGGCGCCAACTCGCAATGACCTTCCCGGCTTGGTCGATGCCTGCATCCGCGCTGAGAACGAGGTGGTCGGCGCCTCCACCGGCGGGTTGGATCAGCGCTCCAGCCTCTATGGTGAGCACGGCAAGGCCCTTGTCATCGACTTCCATGAAGGCACAACCACCCCGGTTCCTTTCGACCTGGCCGCCAAGGGGTTGGCCTTGCTCATCGCCGATACGAATGCCCCGCATGCCCTTAACGACGGCCAATACGCTTCGCGCCGCGGCGTCATCGACGCCTTTACCCAGGCCCAGCCGGAGGCGACCTTCCGCGACATCGACGACGCCGTAGAAAAGGCATCCGCCTGGGCAGAGGAGAACAACCTCGATGTAGCGGAGGCCACCAAACGAGTCAAGCACGTGGTGGAGGAGACCGCCCGCACGATCGAAGCCGCCCACGCGCTTGAAGCCGATGACATGGCTACCTTCCGCCAGCTCATGCAGGACTCCCACGAGTCCCTGCGTGACCAGTATGAGGTGGTCACTCAGGAGCTGGAGTCCGCGTTCCACGCGGCGGGCGAGTACGGCGCCCGCATGACCGGCGGTGGCTTCGGCGGTTCCGTCATTGCGCTGGTGAACGCCCAGGATGTCGAGGCCACCGCGGCAAAGATCGAGCAGGCTGCCCTCGACCGCGGCTTCCCGGCCCCCACCTTCTTGGTGGCGCGCCCGGGTGATGGGGCACGGCGCCTGGCTTAA